A single Mercenaria mercenaria strain notata chromosome 9, MADL_Memer_1, whole genome shotgun sequence DNA region contains:
- the LOC128559401 gene encoding baculoviral IAP repeat-containing protein 3-like: protein MQDNGRHRNIILESDFKDYTAFESALQFCSTPTDFKDQTFCLVKHGKIIWGPLPTLAHGMVKKVKDEGLNHGNTGMDVALEIFRKSRSLVFIQLCLDIFIINNSDLLSLLKSKVTRQISNGALSVRRVDIDIFISLLHFIERHDADGCQNNSGERSYSSSKTRNKNKPEAVWDRMNDAKSVMPRPEHHTTAVKDFENSTTKIENEQTNFAYPLHSQEHNKPEISPSQDRTQRNEQEKHPIQATEIDAGQLSIGAYSFTDRHNALSQQTYEPENHTGNERNFIVSGTGLQRPSRYQEYDTKDKRLTTFNTPLWVTHNKPQPDTLAEWGFFFVNKQDLVRCYQCGIGLKDWTEEDDVMTEHVKHSSSCLYLLNKLGQETVDQIKTALDNPSASNAVPLPYKIRSPRYQNMAARISSFGNFPGHIQVSHHQFAVAGLFYTGKGDLCRCFTCDGGLKDWSSGDDPVKEHATYFPNCPYINQLKGSQYVTSMQRCPHNQHEMTGASSSMAQERQADQELQIQNLTIQDSSFTVMQVIQKLGYAEADVFTAKTELERQGKLNPTAEEIMNTILDMQEKSTNAETAVSRQNSKEDLKAISEENSKLSQMVYCMLCVTGEADILFLPCSHHRICHKCSVGITDCPVCGRFIQEKVKTFRS from the exons atgcAGGATAATGGAAGACATAGAAACATTATACTGGAATCGGATTTTAAAGATTATACGGCTTTTGAATCTGCTTTACAATTCTGCTCCACACCCACAGACTTCAAAGACCAAACGTTTTGTCTTGTCAAACATGGCAAGATAATTTGGGGACCATTACCAACACTAGCTCACGGTATGGTGAAAAAGGTAAAGGATGAAGGACTGAATCATGGAAATACTGGCATGGACGTTGCACTGGAAATATTCAGGAAATCAAGGAGCCTGGTATTTATTCAGTtatgtctggatatattcatcaTCAATAACTCGGACCTTCTTAGTCTACTCAAGTCAAAGGtaacaaggcaaatatcaaacGGTGCCCTATCAGTAAGGAGAGTGGATAtcgatatatttatttctttgttacattttattgaaCGACACGATGCTGACGGTTGCCAGAACAACTCGGGAGAGAGATCATATTCAAGCAGCAAGACGAGgaataaaaataaaccagaagccgtATGGG ACCGCATGAATGATGCTAAAAGCGTCATGCCTAGACCAGAGCACCATACAACAGCAGTaaaagactttgaaaattctaCAACCAAAATTGAAAATGAGCAGACAAATTTTGCCTACCCATTGCACTCCCAAGAACATAACAAACCCGAGATATCTCCAAGCCAAGACAGAACGCAAAGAAATGAGCAAGAGAAACACCCAATTCAAGCAACTGAAATCGATGCAGGACAGCTGTCGATAGGAGCTTATAGCTTCACAGACAGACATAACGCACTTTCACAGCAGACGTATGAACCTGAAAATCATACAGGAAATGAAAGAAACTTTATTGTTTCTGGAACCGGTCTTCAACGTCCATCAAGATACCAAGAATATGATACCAAAGACAAACGACTTACAACATTCAATACACCGCTATGGGTTACACACAATAAACCGCAACCGGATACACTTGCAGAATGGGGATTTTTCTTTGTTA ATAAGCAGGACTTGGTGAGGTGTTATCAGTGTGGCATTGGATTGAAGGATTGGACAGAGGAAGATGATGTTATGACAGAACACGTGAAACACTCTTCATCATGTTTGTATCTGTTAAATAAACTCGGACAAGAAACGGTTGATCAAATCAAG ACAGCTTTGGATAACCCAA GTGCTTCAAATGCCGTCCCACTTCCATACAAAATACGATCTCCACGGTACCAAAATATGGCGGCTCGGATTTCTTCTTTTGGGAATTTCCCTGGACATATACAAGTATCTCACCACCAATTTGCAGTCGCTGGACTATTCTATACAG GTAAAGGTGACTTATGTCGATGTTTTACATGTGACGGCGGCCTGAAGGACTGGAGCAGCGGAGATGATCCAGTCAAAGAGCATGCTACCTACTTCCCTAACTGTCCTTACATCAATCAGTTGAAGGGATCTCAGTATGTAACATCTATGCAACGTTGCCCCCATAATCAGCACGAGATG ACAGGTGCAAGCAGCAGCATGGCACAGGAAAGACAGGCCGATCAGGAGCTTCAGATACAAAATCTTACAATCCAAG ATTCTAGTTTCACTGTAATGCAAGTCATTCAAAAACTTGGATATGCTGAGGCAGATGTTTTCACGGCTAAGACTGAATTAGAAAGACAAG GTAAACTGAACCCAACAGCCGAAGAAATCATGAATACTATACTTGATATGCAGGAAAAATCTACAAATGCTGAAACTGCAGTCTCGCGACAAAATAGCAAAgaag atttaaagGCAATATCAGAAGAAAACAGCAAATTGTCTCAGATGGTATACTGCATGCTGTGTGTCACAGGAGAGGCAGATATCCTGTTTCTACCATGCTCGCACCATCGTATATGTCACAAATGTTCTGTTGGCATAACCGATTGCCCCGTATGTGGTAGATTTATACAGGAAAAAGTAAAGACGTTTAGGTCGTGA